GCTGCTGATTGTTATGCTGCATGGTCATTAATGATGCATTTTCACTAGAGTCGATAGTGGTCCACATGATTAGACCGCCCATGGCCAGCAGCGGAACCAGAATGATCAAATACAGTTTGAACCTTAAATCCATCTTTTTTTTGCGAGTCTGTCTCACGTTCTGTTCCCCCTTGGAAGTAATAAATAATATGGTTATTGTATAACCCCATACTATTTATCGTAATATTGAAGGGGGAAATGAAGACTAATCCTAAATTTGTATATACATATAGGTTGAAGTGCAGAAAACTCTTGGGATTGGATAAACGTCCAGGCTGCTTTTTCGTCCATGTTTTAGATGAATCTTCATTATCGTACGCAGTGGTTGATTCTGAAAATTGTCCAACAAGCCACCATTCTATAGAAAGTATTTGAATTTCGAAGTGGGGGTGAGGGCAACAAATGGATTGTACTTGGTGGTAAACAGTGTTACTCTAAAAGTCTGTGTTTAACAATACATTTAATATTAGCCACCATTTTAGTTATAAAGAAAGGTAACACTATGATAAAAGTTGATAACTTATCCTTCTCGTTTCCACAAAAAGAACTATATAATAACATTTCATTTACGCTTGAAGAGGCACAACATTGCGCTTTTATCGGAACAAGCGGCAGTGGGAAAAGTACACTGATCGATATCCTGATGGATCCTGAACGATATTTGTTCGAGGGCAAGTTAGAGATAGACCCCGATTGCAGAATTGGGTATGTGAGTCAGTTCTCGCAAGTCGAGAAAACGAAAGAAATGACCGTTTTTGAATATATCGGAGAAGAATTCATCAAGTTACAAGATGAAATCACAGCTATGTATGCGGAGATGGCCACCACGTCGGATATGGATGCGCTGCTTGAAAAGGTTCAATTGGCTTTGGATGCCTTCGAGGCGATGGATGGGGATAATTACGAAAACACCATTAATAAGCAGCTAAACCTGGCCAACCTCATGAAGCTAAAAGACCTTGATGTATCCGAATTAAGCGGCGGGGAATTCAAACTTATTCAAGTAATGAAGGAAATGCTGAATCGTCCAGACTTAATGATCATGGACGAACCCGATGTATTTCTAGACTTTGAAAACCTGAATGCACTTAAAAAATTGATTAATTCCCACAAGGGAATGCTTCTCGTTGTTACGCACAATCGCTATCTTTTGAATCATTGTTTCAATAAAATAATACACCTTGAAAACACGGAGATCCAAGAGTTTGACGGGCGATACATCGACTATAACTTCTCGTTGCTTCAGACGAAGATCGAGCTGCAAGAAATTGCGGTAGCTGAAGCTGAAGAAATTGAGAGGTACGATCATATCATCGACAATCTTAGAGAGATCGCCACGTATAATTCGGAAGCCTCCAGAGGCAGAGCGTTAAAAGCCAGAGTCAAGTTTCAAGAGAGATTGGAAGCGCGTCGAATAAAAGAACCATTTGTTGATATCAAGCAGCCGAATATCCGTTTTGGCATCGAAAAGGAAATGGAAGACCCCGTTGTGGTTAACGTCAATAACTATAGCGTTTCCTTTGACGAATTACTTTTGGAAAATGTGAACTTTGAGATCAAATCGACAGATAAAATAGCCCTGATCGGTCCAAACGGTACCGGGAAAACGACGTTACTCCGCGAAATCTTCCAAAATAATCAGGATTCTATTGAAATAAATGCTGATGCTACAGTGGCTTATTTATCTCAGTTTCAAGGCGAAATGCTCAAGGATTCGAATACCATACTAAACGACTTTATTGATGCTGGGTTTCAAACTTATGATGAGATTAGATTGCATCTTTTGGACTATGGCTTTGAAGGAGAAATCCTTGATCAAAAGATAGAGTCTTTATCTGGTGGAGAAAAAAACATGCTTCAATTGGCTAAAGTTTCTGCCAGTCAAGCCAACGTATTGCTGCTTGATGAACCAACAAGCCATTTAGACATCTATTCACAAATCGCATTGGAGAAAGCTATTGAGGACTACAAAGGTGCGATTCTCATGATTTCTCATGATTTCTATTCTGTTGTAAATGGTATGGATTATGTTTTAATTATTGAGGACAAAACGATTAACAAGATGAGTATACAAGAATTTAGAGAGATGATTTATGCGAGTCATTTTGATGAAAACTATCTAGAAACGGAACAAAAGAAAAAGTCTGTTGAAATGAAAATCGAATTGGCTTTAAAAGATACTAATTTTGAACTTGCCAAAGTTTTGGTTGATGAGCTAGAAGAGCTAATTAAGTTCCTTTAAAGTGAATTAGTCTGAGTTCAACGATGAATATGATATTCCCATTTGAAGTCGCTATTATAGCGGCTTTTTATATTGACGGAATGGACAAGAATATAGGGCGATTACCGATTAGATATGGGGCAGATGTCGTAGTCTCTGAACTTGAATCTTTCAAAAATCCAGTAAGCTTGAAATCTCTGCAGAATTCTATCAAAACTATCTTGGACTGGTTCGTTCACAGGCTGGGCCACCTCATGCTGTAGTCTTCGAAACAAAGCCTATTGCATTTGCTCTTCGTGACCTGTTGCCTGAAACAGAACTCGGTTCAGGTACTCAGCCTGGACTTGGTGTCGCTCTGTGGCTTCATGCCCCCAATACGCAAGAAATCCACAACAAGCTTATTGCAGCAGGCGTAAAGATTACGTCTTCACCAATAGATGGACCATTCGGACGAACTTTTACATTTGCCGACCCAGACGGTTACCTAGTTACCCTTCACAGTAAAGCTTAATACGAAAGTGTATCTGGCTTAACAATAGTGATAACTTTTTCTGTCACAGTGAGCCAAATGTTATTACAACATTAAGACCTTATTACTAAAAGTTGTTTTCTCCCCATACGGTTGACAGGTGAAATGATAAATCCTGTTACTGTGAGGGGAGTTTTTTCATGTTGAAGAATTAACAGCTATGTTGGGTACGAAAGGGGATCTAAAGATATGAGACGGAGGCCTGGGTTCACAGAATCTAATATTTTTACAATCGATACTATAGAGTATTTAATAGGTGATATAGATTATTCCAAATATGGGTTATGATATTCTTAAGTGGAAGATATAATGCTTTGAATTTCTGTGTACAAGAGGTGGAAAAACAACTATGAAAAATAGAAATATAACAGGTATTGCAGTGGCCATAATTTATTGTGTTGTTCTTTATGTTTATTTAACTGATGCCCCTCCTGGTGAAGCTCCAAATAATCCGCTATGGGTATATTCCTTGTTTCCACTTGGAGTTGTTGTAATTACCTCTCTTTTTGATTATGTGATCAAGTTCGATTTCTTCAGAAAAAGAAAAAAGAAGAAGTAGTAGAAAAGAGTAAAAAATGAATGGTGTCGCGGAACAAGAACATTCTTCCATTCAAAGTCGCTATTATAGCGGCTTTTTTGTTTTAAGGAACCAAGTTCATGTCCCAAGATGAGGACATGAATATGTACCATTGTGATTTGTTGTGTCTCTGTATTAGTCCTCGGAGAAGAAGATATATATGTAAAGCATACAAGTCGCGCTTAACAATGAAATAACATTTTACAGGTACAATATTTTAGAGTACATAAAGTCTAGTTATTATGCGGACAGAGGAGAGGTTCGATTGGAATTCACAGTAAGTAGCTCTGAATTATTGGATAGTATTTTCAAAGCTGCACCGTTTTTTGCCCAGCTTTGCCAGAAAGAAGATATTGCGCTAGCTATCGCCGACAAAGAGAAATTGATATTTTATTCGCCAGACCGCAGCAATCCGCTGGATGTAAAACCCGGTTCACTGATCTCGAAAGGTCAAGGTATTGAAATAGCGATGACGACCAGACAGATGGTCATCAAGTCTATAGGGCAGTTCCTAGTCCTGAGACTATTTTCTTTAATTGAACAAGCTCCTATCGCGAATGCGAGAGAACTTGTTCAGATTAAAAGTTTTCTCAATCAAAGGACGGTCGTAACGCAAGTCTATAAAAATCTGCCCAGCCATAAGCGTTTGTCTGCATTCCTATTAAACGTTTATCGTAGTAAGTGGACTGGTTTAGATGGTACAAAAAGAATACAGCCCGTTTATCTCTAAGCCATTGTTCTGTTTCTTGGGTCATTAGAATTCGTTTGTTTGCTTCTGGCTCGTTTTCGATCTTATGCAATCTAATGTTTAGATGCTCATAAACCTCCGGGGATAGGTGCCTACGTACGACGTGACGATCGTCAAACATAAGACGTAAAAAAGAAATAACCGAATTATCATCAACAACAGCGTTAGCTAATACAAGATCGGCAGCATCGATAATCTCTGGACGAATAAACTCTTCGTAATCTCGAACTTCTACGTTAATTTTCACTCCATATATAGCGCATTGCTCGCTAAACCAGCGAGCGTTTCGTTCCAAGGAATCACCCAATATATGATAGGTCAGAATTGATAGTGTTTGTTGTGGATGAACGGGTGGTCCTTCTAGAAAATTTGGTTCTGATTTTAAGTAGCTGGGACCATAATTCAGATAGTCATGCTTTAACATTTGTTCAGAGATGATGCTCCAATCAGGAAAAAAACTATAAGCAGGGCTATAGGTATGATTATTGAGATCTGCATTCATGCGATGTGGATTGGCTACAAGACTAAGCCAATGTCGAAAATCGTCAGATTCTAGAGGTCCTGGCTTGTTTAGTTGAAATGTCATATAAGTGCATCCTGTTTCTATTCTTTCAATGTCAGGAGGTTGATTGTTTCGTGGGTGAAGTTGAAATGGATGAATATAGGGAAGCGTGTCCCCAGCTAATTCCCTTAGCGGCAATGAACGATAACGGGTTTCCGGTAAGATCCACAGTTCAACCCGATCCAGCTGAGCTCGTCCCGAAAAATAAGCAGGAAAGGCTTCAAGAACAATTTGGGAGTCATCGTTTTCTACCACTCGGAACGGGCCACTTCCAATGGGAAGACGTGCAAATTCCCCAGGTGAACGTTTGGCCGAAGAGAGGGGGAGGATTGAAGCACGTGGAGAAGCAAGCAGTTGTGGAAGAAGGTGATAAGGTCGTCTTAGACTAATTTTAACACAGTATGGGCCTATGGCCCTGATTTTATCTATTGGAAGCTCAGTCCATTCTGTTCGCCCAAATTTTGTTGAAGTTAATCGTTCAAGAGTATAGACAACATCCTTCGCATGGAGTTCGGTATTATCATGAAAGAGTATCCCTTTACGTATGTAAAAAGTCCATGTACTCTCAGTATTATCGGTTTCCCAGTAATAAGCCAAATGAGGAAGGATTTCGTTATTGTCATCATTCTTGATAAGAAGCGTATCAAAGAGTTGCCGGGCCATATGCCACTCCGTACGCCGAAGTGTAAAAGCCGGATCTAAATTAGTCATACTTCGATAAAAGGGAAGACGCAGCGTGTCTAATTGATAATGTTCATTCTTATCTACGCGGTAACCATACTGTCCCTCTAGCCACTGTACAAATCTGCCACGTATTACATCGTCCACGTGGTGGTTCTCAAGTAATCGTATTCCATCATGAAACCTTCCTTTAATCGTTGCCTCCTGGGCAAGTGCGAGCACTACTTCCGCTTCCGAAGTTAATATAGTCAGCGTTGAGCGATTACCTCGTCCGCGTCCTGGAGACCATGCAATCCACCCAGCCGTACATAAACGACGGATGATCCACTTTACATTACGTGGTGTGCAGTTCCATACTGTGCCCAACTCCTGTAATGTCGTCTTGTGTGAAATCTGTGCTTCGAGCGTGCTAAACAATTTTTTGAGATTGAAGAAATGTTCAGATAACTGCAGAAGATTCACCTCCAAATAAAAGGGGAAGTTTAAAATTTAAAACTATACTCTTTTTATTTCCCTTATTTTAACTACAATCATAACATACGAACCATAAGTGCAGCTAAATAGGAAGGAGAATGTTATGGAAATGAAGCCATGATCATCATCGGCAAGCTTTAATAAAGGCAAAGGAGTGTATCAGAGAATGGTTCACTGTTCACGAAGAAAGAGGTGGCTGTGTTGACTAACGAAGACTCAGGTCGTATAGGTGCAGTTAAAGATCATTATTTTCTCGCTATTGGTGCGGCCGTTTTGGTCACCTTGCTGTGGTCGACATCCTACATCTTAAATAAGATAGCGTTTCAACATACTATTGGACCTTTTACTTTAGCTGGATTACGATACGCCGTTTCTACAATCACTTTGGTACTCATTAGGTTGATTTTGGTAAATCGAAAAAATATAGCACCAGAAGTGGATCTTCAAAAGAAAAGAGGCCGTATCAAATTACAACCATATTATATCGTTGTTCTTGGAGTAACTGGATATATGATGGCACAGGGACTGCAATACGCGGGGCAAATGCTGGTCACCCCAACACAAACGAGCATGGTACTTTCAGTTGGTAACACTGCGGCTTTAATTATACTAGATGTTTTTTGGCTCAGAGAGTTACGTGGTCGCTCATCTTTTTTAGGCATATTGGTAGCAATGACTGGAGTTGTCGTTTTCTATTTCCCTTGGGATTTTGGGGGAAGCCACTTTAGTGGAATTGTTCTAATACTCGCTTCTTGTGCTGGATATGCTATCCATCTGGCATTAACGAGGCACTTACTTAAAAACGAAAAAGCGAATCTGGGTGATCTAGTTCTCATGCCCATGGCGATTGGTGCCTTTGGGATGTTAATAATCGGACTCATTTTTGAAGGTTTACCAAGCATCTCTTGGCCACTTGTTGGTATCATACTTTGGCTGGGGATTATTAATGGTTCATTTGCATTCTCCTTATGGACTTGGACTCAAAAGCACTTGCGAGCCTATGAAAATAGTCTAATCAACAATTTGATGTTATTGGAGGTAGCTGTATTGGATGTTCTCATCTTACATCGTAATTTATCGGTTATTGAGGTCTTGGGACTACTAATGGTAGGATTGGCTGTAGTATTCGTGCAAATATACTCTCATTTAAAAAGACCTACTCAGTAATTTTCTTAGGTTTTAAACAGTTAAAAAGTTCGAATCTTAAATATATATAAAAACAGGATTGCAAATCTTATGGTTTACCTGATGTTCTGGAGATAAGGGATATAAAACTGCCATCCATTAAGAAAGACGATAGGATGATGCTTAAGGTACGAAATGCTTTGATTAATACATTTAACTATAAGGTTGGTGATCATGTTATTGGAAGTTGTTTCGGATCTCATGCGGAATACGTTTGTCCTCGTCAGAATGTACTAACTTTTATGCCGAAAAATGTAGACATAGACTTTTTAAGTCAACTGATGAAGGATTACAAAATAAAATCTTTTATTGAGAAGTGCTAACCTTTAGAGCAGATCATAGAGGATCATAGACATATGGAAAGCGGACGAACAAAGGGGAAGATTGTACTTAAACTGTAGTTGTGTTTATTCAACTAACAGTATATTAACGCAACGTGCCTACGATGCCTGGACCCGGATTTTCTGGAGATGAGCGGGGAGAATCAGGAGCTCGAGAAGTGGTATTTGTGGGGCGCGGGGAAATTTCGACTTCATGAATGACTACCCCCATTAAATAAGTGTCGAGAGACAAAAAAGGCTCCCATTAAAGTTGCTATTTTAGCGGTACAAGTGATTTACTGAAACTCTGAAGGCTGGTTTATGGTCAAAATTGATCGGAAGTATATCAACTAGAACTATGAACCCACCAATAAACACTTTAGCAAAGAAATGGAGAGGATAGTGAATATGATTTTTGGATCAAAGGGCGAGGAAACGCCGAGATCATAGATTGTGCTGATTTGTTTAGGGAGTTCTTTATTAGCAACATTGCTCCTGTTATTTATTCTAATCGATATTTTGTGATAAAGGTTTTCTTTTTTTATGGCAGGAAAAAGGTAATCTGAGCACGAAATATGTTGATGATTATGCTAAAAAAGTTGCTTTGTGCACAATGATGTACCCAAAGCTGGATGTGCTTGAACAAAGAGAAAGGTGTGCCACTAATCATGAAAGAACCGTCTGAACACCTCATTGCCATGCTGGGTCAGCCTTACGATTCCAGGCGTGTTCAACAAGTATTGCAATCCTTCGGTGTCAAACGTATACCGAAGGCGAGCGGTTATTTTAGTGACGACATTATTTGGTCTGTAAAGTCATCTATCCGCCTTGACGTTTATCGCTCCCCGAAACTTCATGAACTGACTGGACGTGACGATCTGAACACGGATGAATGGATGATCGGGGCCGTCCATTTTCTAGCTCCTGGCTCGGATGACCGAATCCATACCCCGTTTCCAGGACAGCTTCCTGCAGGAATGACAATGAATTCAACGCCAGATGAGTTGATTCGTGAATACGGTCAACCTGCATTGTATGAAGAAGGGGATTGGCTCGGGGGCACCGGTCCGTTTCTGGCATGGCGCGAATCCGGTATCAATGTCGCCATTGAGTATGAAACGAACGAGGACGGCAGTGCAATGACTTGTTATACTGCCTGTTTAGTTGGATGCATCGGCGCTTGGCGAAAGGATTACCCGGAGGTTTTTGTTCCCTGAAGACATCAAAAAAAGAAGCAGCGACGCTGGACTGCACCCCATGGTATGACAGAGACCAACCATGGGGGTGCAGTCCATGCACTCTTGTCTAACTACAACTGATTAATTTGAAGTTCGGAATAAAAGGAGTATTCCCGGATTCAGTTAATTCAAAGTGGAAACTATATTATAATGACCTGTTTCGCGATATTGAGATTATTGGCTAATGCTCATGGGAAACGTCAACCTGAAAAGTCCGTTACCCTGAACAATTAATCAATACCTGTCTGGATATGTTTAATAGTCAACAATTGCCTTTGTCGGAGCTGGAGTTTACCTTCAATCAACTGGACTGGCTGTATACTTTCATCAGTGCTAAGGAGCAAACAGAGCATCGAGGGGATGAGGCAGCGGCGATGATTAACCAGGTCTCCGAACAATTTATTCAGTTCATTTTGTGTAAATCCGCTGAGGAAGAACCTTATGGAGATTTGCATAGTTTATGCGGTGCTGTATGTGCCTTGGCACTTGTTCAATCCGTGCTTCCCGAACAGGTAATCAGTGACCGAATCTTGAATAAAGTACTGGACCGTAGGCCCTTTATTTAAGGGTAATACAGAAATTCTGACGAAATTGAGATAGGACAGGTATCAGTTGATGCCTGTCTTTTTGTTTTTTGCTCCCGAGAGGAAGCCGGTGATAGATGCAAAGGGTACCTTAATGCCATCATTCCATTAATCTGGCAGCATGTTGTTCCCGATATTGCTGGTCCTGCGTAGCTGGCAATGTCATAGCTCGGTCGATTTTCCGTATTCATGAACAAGAGCGAATAATAATTAAGATTTTCAATGTATTTCAAAATTCCAATAATTGTAATCTTGTGGTGAGGAGCGTGAATCATTTTGTACCACATGCATTCTCACCGAAAAAAGAATCCTGATCCAGATTTCTACCTCATTCTCGAACGTTGTACGGTTTAAAATACAAATTGCCGGTCGTATGATTTTCTAGTTGCAGGGTAAGATAACAACCATATGATGGTTTTGATTACTTTAATAAAGGAGAAGACCATGGTTGAAAAACACGACCCTCAAATGAAAAATCATCAAATGTCTACATGGCTTGATGATTTAAAACAGAAATTAAACCATATGGATGATGCCGAAATCATTGAGCACAGAATAGGTACCGGTGCTTCAGTCCATCTTTTATTTATAAAAACGTTAATTGATCAAGAGCGTTTAAACGAGGCGATTCTTCAGCCACTTCAGCGATCTGCTGGCCATTCGGTTTCATCATGCATAATCAATTCCAAAGTTTCTGAAGTTATATCGATTGAAGATGCTGGGCAAAAAATAATGCAAGGATTTATTCTTCTATACGATTCAGTCAACGATCAATGGCTAGGCGTACAATTGGAAAATCCTCTTGGTCGGGCAGTTGAACCTTCCCAAACGGAAACTGTTATATATGGAGCGAAAGACAGCTTCAGCGAACAAATCGATAAAAACATTACAATGTTGCGCAGGCGTTTGCCTATAACGACATTAAAAACGGAAAGCTTCACTATCGGATCACTAAGTAAAACGAAGGTTGTGTTAATGTACATAGACGGAATAATTAATCCGGAATTTGTTTCCCTTGCAAGAGAGAAAATTGAAAGTGTGGATTTCGATCAGTTTTTAGACTCCGCACAGCTTGCAGCTTTTATTGAAGATCATAACCATACAGTCTTTCCGCAGTTTCTACAAACGGATCGGCCGGATGCCTGTGCGTACGCCTTAGGTGAGGGTAAGCTGACTCTATTAGTCTCCAATTCACCGTTTGCCTTAATTTGTCCCATTACATTATTTCATCTATTTCAATCGCCAGAAGACTACTTCCTTCGTTGGCCGGTAGCCAGTTTTTTACGTTTAATGAGGTATGGAAGTTTTATTATTTCTTTGACGATGATTCCTTTTTATGTTGCGTTAACGACATTTCATTACCAAATGGTTCCACTACCGATTCTCTTCGTATTATTGGAATCGAGAAGCAAATTGCCCTTTACTCCGTTTGTGGAAGGAATTTTCATGATCGTAACGCTGGAAATCATCAAAGAAGCAAGTTTGCGAATGCCGACCAAAACCAGTCAAACTTTAGGGGTTATTGGTGGTATTGTCATTGGACAAGCAGCTGTAGAAGCAGGCTTTGCAAGTAAAGTATTAATTGTTTTGATGGGTATATCCGCTATTGCTTTCTTTTTAGTTCCCAATTATCAAATGACAAAATCCATGGTTCTGTTGCAAGTGCTTCTTCTTATCCTTGCATCGTTTCTTGGGTTGCCGGGAATCGTGATCGGGCTGATCGGGATTCTTGCACATATCCATGCATTAACGTCATTAGGTCAACCTTATTTAGCGCCGCTTTCTCCTTTTTATGGAAAGGATTGGATTGACCTCTTTATTCGCGGACCTTTGATTTGGATGAAAACGCGTCCGAATAATCTAAAACCACTACAGAAATGGCGACAGGAGAAGATGAAGAAATGAAGACTTTATCCTTATTCAATCAAACTTTCACCCTTGGCGGCATCCATTTCCTTTTATTGGTCAATCGCACGCAAATGCATTACTTTATTTTAATCATGCCGGTTTATTTGGTTCATTCGTATATGGTTTGGGGAATTGTCGCCTTGGGGTTACTGTCCCAACTTAATTTGATGATGCTGTGCAAATGGTTTACTTCCAGTTATGCAAAGAGAGGCTATCAAGGAATTGTACAGCTTTTTGGGAAACGGACAGTTCAAGTTTTCGCAATATTTGGTTTTTTGATCATATTGTTAAAAATCTCAATCATAACACTGGGTTACGTTGAAATGCTCCATAATTTTATTTATCCATCAATGAATAAAAAGTGGCTGATCTTTTTTATTCTTTCGATCAGCTTATTTGTGGCTTCACATGGAATGGAGAAAACATTGCGGTTTGTCGTCATCGCCTTTTTTTGTGGGGCTTGGATCTTAATCATGTTTATACCTTTTTTCTTTCCGCCGATTGCAAATTACCGCGATTTATATCCTCTAATACCCACCGAATGGTCTGGACAATCATGGCAGGGTTTGTTGTTTATTTGGTCGGCATTTTCCGGTCCAGTATATTTGGTCTTTATGGTTCCATGGTTAAGCTCCAATCAAAAAATATCGAAATATCTTGTCATTGGAAACATGCTGACGATTATCGAATATTCATTATTATTCATTGCTACGGTATTGTTTTACGGTTCGAACTTCTTAAACAAGATCAATTTTCCGGTAGTATATATGGGAAGATACATTCAAACGAGCGGTTTAGAACGAATCGATTACATACTTATCTCTTTCCATATGTTTAATTATGTATTTGACATTTCAATTCTTCTGTTGTGTTTTTATGGAGCAGGAAGAGTCTTTATGAAAAAAATGAATGCACGCACAACTCGGATCGGATTATTGTCGAGTTGGTTCGTCATTTTGATAAGTATCATCATAATGGATCAATGGTTATGGCAAACGGTTCCGGGTCAAAAGATGTTACTGAACATTCAAATTTGGCTCGGCGCAATCATTTATTTACTTGTTCCTACGATCCTTTTCACTGTGGTTAAACGAAAGGAGAGTATGTAGGCATGATACCATACAAGCATTATGGTTTATTGGCGATTGTAAGCCTTATGTGGATAGTCGGTTGCTCTTCTCCATATGTCGAGAACAATATGATCGAAGAGATCGCTCCGGTAGTTTTCTGGTCGATTGACAAGGGGACGGAAGGAAAGTTTAAAATCAGCACTTTAGTACCACCACTCATCAAAGAAAAAAAACGATTTCTCTCCAAGGAAGTTGATCTGTTAAAGCAGGGAGGCAAGGAGTTTAATTTAATTTATTATCGAGAATTGAAGCAGGGACAGCTGCGAATGTTATTAATCAATGAGGAACTGGCAAAAGAAGGTGGCATTGAAAAGCTGATCAATACGATATTGGTTGATCCCGATATTTCAATGCGTGTCTATTTATTGATTGTCAGAGGCGATTTTGATGAATACATAAAAAATCAATTGACGAAGCAAGAAAACCAAGATTATTTTCTTTATCGGATGTTAAAGCATTACGAGGAGCATAACCAAGGTGAAATGAGCATTGTCAATATTCATCAATTTATGAAGATGTTATATTCCCCTCTTAAGGATCCGATCGTGCCGGTTTTTCATGCGGATAAGAACAATTTCAATTACGTAGGAACGGCCTTCTTCCGAAATGATAAAGAAGTAATGGTCACTCAAGACGTAAGCGATGAAATTTTTCAACTTCTGGATAACGATCATTTCTTGAAAGTTTTGGCCATTCCAAAGTTATCTATCAGTTTAGGACGTGTTCGATCCAATATTCGCATGAAACTATCGAGTGACTATTCATCCTTGTCTTTACATGTAGGATTGAAAGGAAGAATTGAGGAATACCAGGGAGAAAAGAATATTCAAAGCGAGGAACCATTGGAACATTTAATTCATGAGATTGAGGTATACCTTGAGGAACAAACGTCAGAATTATTAAAAAGTATGCAACGGTTGAAAGTGGATCCCTTAGAGGTCGGAACACATTCACTTAAGCCGTTTTCTAAAGAACTAACGGAAGAGCAATGGTTGAAATATTGGGGAAATATGAAAATTAATGTTGACTTCGACATCAAAATACAGCCTTTAATTAATGTTGAACGGCTGTCGTGATTCAAAACAAGACAATCATTCCGAGCCGCTTGATATAAGCGGTTTTTGTTTGCAAAAAAATGGATGACTCTTGTGTAAATACGCTAGATACAGGGTTATCTACTGCTACGAAGGGACTGAGCCAGCCGAAGTGGGAGCTAGCATGCTCTTTGCTGATACTTTTTATTGATACTTCGATGAATTATAGAGTCCAAACACTGATTTATACGTCATGTGAGAATAAAGAGATTTTAATCGAAACAAAATAACACATTCGTCCATATGATATTAAAAATTAATAAAATCACTTTTTCCCATATAAGATGTAACTCTAAATAACATTAAAACCTCAATGCTCTGGTTCACTTTCGGATAAGCCAATTCACGATCCACTTGGAGAATGCGACAAACAGCAGCTGATCAGAAAATCAGCTGCTGTTTTCATTAAACGAACGGGCAGGATATCAGGGAAATAAGTGGAATTTTACATGATATGTTTTAAGCATTCACGAATGGATCGATTAGTTGGTCGTCAAAATTTACGATTGAAATAATTAAGAAGCTACTTAAATTATAAATGAAAGAAGGGATAGAAGATGATACGAGAAATCAAGTATACTATCAATTATCTCGATCGCCCTTGCAGAAGCAATTTACTGAAGAGATTCTTACCGAAGCAAC
Above is a window of Paenibacillus sp. E222 DNA encoding:
- a CDS encoding ABC-F family ATP-binding cassette domain-containing protein, whose protein sequence is MIKVDNLSFSFPQKELYNNISFTLEEAQHCAFIGTSGSGKSTLIDILMDPERYLFEGKLEIDPDCRIGYVSQFSQVEKTKEMTVFEYIGEEFIKLQDEITAMYAEMATTSDMDALLEKVQLALDAFEAMDGDNYENTINKQLNLANLMKLKDLDVSELSGGEFKLIQVMKEMLNRPDLMIMDEPDVFLDFENLNALKKLINSHKGMLLVVTHNRYLLNHCFNKIIHLENTEIQEFDGRYIDYNFSLLQTKIELQEIAVAEAEEIERYDHIIDNLREIATYNSEASRGRALKARVKFQERLEARRIKEPFVDIKQPNIRFGIEKEMEDPVVVNVNNYSVSFDELLLENVNFEIKSTDKIALIGPNGTGKTTLLREIFQNNQDSIEINADATVAYLSQFQGEMLKDSNTILNDFIDAGFQTYDEIRLHLLDYGFEGEILDQKIESLSGGEKNMLQLAKVSASQANVLLLDEPTSHLDIYSQIALEKAIEDYKGAILMISHDFYSVVNGMDYVLIIEDKTINKMSIQEFREMIYASHFDENYLETEQKKKSVEMKIELALKDTNFELAKVLVDELEELIKFL
- a CDS encoding VOC family protein, yielding MFQKSSKLEISAEFYQNYLGLVRSQAGPPHAVVFETKPIAFALRDLLPETELGSGTQPGLGVALWLHAPNTQEIHNKLIAAGVKITSSPIDGPFGRTFTFADPDGYLVTLHSKA
- a CDS encoding ABC transporter substrate-binding protein; amino-acid sequence: MNLLQLSEHFFNLKKLFSTLEAQISHKTTLQELGTVWNCTPRNVKWIIRRLCTAGWIAWSPGRGRGNRSTLTILTSEAEVVLALAQEATIKGRFHDGIRLLENHHVDDVIRGRFVQWLEGQYGYRVDKNEHYQLDTLRLPFYRSMTNLDPAFTLRRTEWHMARQLFDTLLIKNDDNNEILPHLAYYWETDNTESTWTFYIRKGILFHDNTELHAKDVVYTLERLTSTKFGRTEWTELPIDKIRAIGPYCVKISLRRPYHLLPQLLASPRASILPLSSAKRSPGEFARLPIGSGPFRVVENDDSQIVLEAFPAYFSGRAQLDRVELWILPETRYRSLPLRELAGDTLPYIHPFQLHPRNNQPPDIERIETGCTYMTFQLNKPGPLESDDFRHWLSLVANPHRMNADLNNHTYSPAYSFFPDWSIISEQMLKHDYLNYGPSYLKSEPNFLEGPPVHPQQTLSILTYHILGDSLERNARWFSEQCAIYGVKINVEVRDYEEFIRPEIIDAADLVLANAVVDDNSVISFLRLMFDDRHVVRRHLSPEVYEHLNIRLHKIENEPEANKRILMTQETEQWLRDKRAVFFLYHLNQSTYYDKRLIGMQTNAYGWADFYRLALRPSFD
- a CDS encoding DMT family transporter; this encodes MTNEDSGRIGAVKDHYFLAIGAAVLVTLLWSTSYILNKIAFQHTIGPFTLAGLRYAVSTITLVLIRLILVNRKNIAPEVDLQKKRGRIKLQPYYIVVLGVTGYMMAQGLQYAGQMLVTPTQTSMVLSVGNTAALIILDVFWLRELRGRSSFLGILVAMTGVVVFYFPWDFGGSHFSGIVLILASCAGYAIHLALTRHLLKNEKANLGDLVLMPMAIGAFGMLIIGLIFEGLPSISWPLVGIILWLGIINGSFAFSLWTWTQKHLRAYENSLINNLMLLEVAVLDVLILHRNLSVIEVLGLLMVGLAVVFVQIYSHLKRPTQ